From a single Bacilli bacterium genomic region:
- the leuD gene encoding 3-isopropylmalate dehydratase small subunit, which yields MEKFTKHTGIVAPLDRVNVDTDAIIPKQFLKRIERTGFGQFLFYEWRFTENGEPITDFVLNQPRYQGASVLLAGENFGCGSSREHAPWAILDYGFRVIIAPSFADIFYNNCFKNGILPIRMSQEKVSELFQRTAQHEGYKLNVDLEQKVITDEFGLRMEFNILEHRRQFLLLGMDDIGLTLQHEAKIAAYEKEHQSRLAYPTA from the coding sequence ATGGAAAAATTTACGAAACATACGGGCATTGTGGCGCCTTTGGACAGAGTGAACGTGGACACCGACGCCATTATACCGAAACAATTTTTAAAACGCATTGAACGGACGGGATTCGGCCAATTTTTGTTCTATGAATGGCGTTTTACCGAAAATGGCGAGCCCATTACCGATTTTGTGCTGAATCAACCCCGTTACCAAGGCGCATCTGTGCTGCTGGCCGGCGAGAATTTCGGCTGCGGTTCCTCGCGCGAGCATGCACCGTGGGCTATTCTCGACTATGGATTTCGCGTTATCATCGCGCCTTCGTTCGCCGATATTTTTTACAACAACTGCTTTAAAAACGGAATATTGCCAATTCGCATGAGCCAGGAAAAAGTGAGCGAACTGTTTCAGCGCACTGCCCAGCATGAAGGCTATAAACTTAACGTTGACCTCGAGCAAAAAGTCATTACCGACGAGTTCGGTTTGCGCATGGAATTCAACATTTTGGAACATCGCCGGCAATTTTTGCTGCTTGGTATGGACGACATCGGCTTGACGCTGCAGCATGAGGCGAAAATCGCCGCATACGAGAAAGAGCACCAAAGCAGGCTGGCTTACCCGACCGCCTGA
- the leuC gene encoding 3-isopropylmalate dehydratase large subunit, with protein MAKKTLYEKIWEQHVIHEEEGKPSVIYIDLHLVHEVTSPQAFEGLRLNGRKVRRPDLTFATMDHNVPTTQKDRFNIKDPISRQQVKTLAENCREFGVKLYDLNSEDQGIVHVMGPELGLTYPGKTIVCGDSHTSTHGAFGALAFGIGTSEVEHVLATQCLQQAKSKTMEVRVNGKLRPGIRAKDLILGIIGKFGTAFATGYVIEYTGQAIRDLSMEGRMTVCNMSIEAGARAGLIAPDEKTFAYLRGRQFAPKGADFDRAVEEWKKLVTDEGAEYDAVVEFNADELVPQVTWGTSPGMGADILSSVPDPESFATEGERRAARRALEYMGLKPGTKMKDIQLDRIFIGSCTNARIEDLRAAAQIVRGYHVAPTIKEAIVVPGSGRVKAQAEKEGLDKIFIAAGFEWREAGCSMCLAMNPDFLLPGERCASTSNRNFEGRQGRGGRTHLCSPEMAAAAAIKGHFVDVREWEIKEPASV; from the coding sequence ATGGCGAAAAAGACTTTATACGAAAAAATTTGGGAACAGCACGTTATTCACGAGGAAGAAGGCAAGCCCAGCGTCATTTACATCGATTTGCATCTCGTTCACGAAGTGACTTCCCCGCAAGCGTTCGAGGGGTTGCGGCTGAACGGCCGCAAAGTGCGCCGGCCTGATCTGACGTTTGCGACTATGGATCACAACGTGCCTACGACGCAAAAAGACCGCTTCAATATCAAAGATCCGATTTCCCGGCAGCAAGTGAAAACATTGGCGGAAAATTGCCGGGAATTCGGCGTCAAACTGTACGATCTGAACTCGGAAGATCAAGGGATCGTGCATGTCATGGGGCCGGAATTGGGGCTTACGTATCCCGGTAAAACGATTGTTTGCGGCGACAGCCACACATCGACCCACGGCGCATTTGGCGCGCTCGCGTTCGGCATCGGCACGAGCGAGGTGGAACACGTGCTGGCGACCCAATGCCTGCAACAGGCGAAATCGAAAACGATGGAAGTTCGCGTAAACGGCAAACTTCGCCCCGGCATCCGCGCCAAAGACTTGATCCTGGGCATTATCGGCAAATTCGGAACGGCGTTTGCCACCGGTTATGTCATTGAATATACGGGGCAAGCGATTCGCGACCTGTCGATGGAAGGCCGGATGACGGTTTGCAATATGTCGATCGAAGCCGGCGCCAGAGCCGGGTTGATCGCCCCCGACGAGAAAACGTTCGCCTATTTACGCGGGCGCCAGTTTGCCCCGAAAGGCGCGGACTTTGACCGTGCTGTGGAAGAATGGAAAAAGCTCGTTACCGACGAAGGCGCCGAATATGATGCGGTCGTCGAATTTAACGCGGACGAATTGGTGCCGCAGGTGACCTGGGGAACAAGCCCGGGCATGGGCGCGGATATTTTGTCCAGCGTTCCCGATCCGGAAAGCTTCGCGACGGAAGGGGAGCGCCGCGCGGCAAGAAGAGCGCTCGAATATATGGGGTTAAAGCCGGGCACGAAAATGAAGGACATTCAGCTTGACCGTATTTTTATCGGTTCGTGCACCAACGCGCGCATTGAAGATTTGCGCGCCGCGGCGCAAATTGTTAGAGGCTATCATGTAGCGCCGACAATAAAAGAAGCGATTGTCGTGCCGGGTTCCGGGCGCGTGAAAGCGCAAGCGGAAAAAGAAGGACTGGACAAGATTTTTATCGCTGCCGGATTTGAATGGCGCGAAGCCGGATGCAGCATGTGCCTGGCCATGAATCCCGACTTCTTGTTGCCGGGAGAGCGCTGCGCCTCGACATCGAACCGCAATTTTGAAGGGCGTCAGGGGCGCGGCGGCAGAACGCATCTTTGTTCGCCGGAAATGGCCGCGGCAGCGGCCATCAAAGGACATTTTGTCGACGTTCGCGAATGGGAAATTAAAGAACCGGCTTCGGTTTAA
- a CDS encoding N-acetylmuramoyl-L-alanine amidase family protein: MKRILLILVILVMSPFVTALVSAENSVNVYINGSKWQGADSAILFHSAVFLPISVINNGLGIQTKWNGQDQNIVMRMGTDRMVQTIGKSTAAVDGKNVELAEAPRMFNNQPYVAARSLTGAFRVKTTWDGLKNALYLFKNDRGISTQTASKDENAAENESQAAEEKISRQTEADSEPDRSILSENRQNETDLTFDDVINTSGKTVVKAISSDQNGIVIRMDGAVTPDIFTLPDPYRIVVDLRNAELDRSLLSDSAAQNGEVAANHPYVENIRYALFDNAPVTVRVVIDLNRNVNYKLVQDEADHQIVISIPTKVYKVVVDAGHGGTDPGSTGYSKKDEKWFTLALAKKLAAILGNDSSIEPILTRSDDSTVSLDERVAIANKENADLFVSIHGNIYENSQSIRGTETYYARDESIPLAEELHKRVLSATGFPDRHVRKENYRVIKNTKMPAVLLEIGYLSNPTDEKNMLNESFQEKLAGEIASGIQSYLKQMGEEN, encoded by the coding sequence ATGAAACGGATTTTGCTGATATTGGTCATATTGGTTATGTCTCCTTTTGTTACCGCATTAGTCAGCGCGGAAAATTCCGTGAATGTTTACATTAACGGAAGCAAATGGCAGGGGGCGGACTCGGCCATTCTGTTTCACTCCGCTGTTTTTCTTCCGATCAGTGTGATCAATAACGGCCTGGGCATCCAAACCAAATGGAACGGGCAAGATCAAAACATCGTGATGCGGATGGGGACCGATCGGATGGTGCAAACCATCGGCAAATCGACAGCCGCGGTAGACGGGAAAAACGTGGAACTGGCGGAGGCCCCAAGGATGTTCAACAATCAGCCGTACGTGGCGGCGCGGTCTTTAACCGGCGCATTCCGCGTAAAAACCACTTGGGATGGCCTGAAGAATGCGCTTTATCTGTTTAAAAACGACCGTGGCATTTCCACGCAAACCGCCTCGAAAGACGAAAACGCGGCAGAAAATGAATCGCAAGCGGCGGAAGAAAAAATATCCCGGCAAACGGAGGCGGATTCCGAACCGGATCGTTCCATTTTAAGCGAAAACCGGCAAAATGAAACCGACTTAACGTTTGACGATGTGATTAATACGAGCGGCAAAACGGTGGTGAAAGCGATCAGTTCCGATCAAAACGGCATTGTGATTCGCATGGACGGCGCGGTAACCCCGGACATCTTTACATTGCCTGATCCGTACCGAATCGTTGTCGATTTGCGGAACGCGGAACTCGACCGGTCGCTCTTGAGCGACTCTGCCGCGCAAAACGGCGAAGTTGCGGCAAACCATCCGTACGTGGAAAATATCCGCTACGCCTTGTTCGATAATGCGCCGGTCACCGTGCGCGTCGTCATCGATTTGAACAGAAACGTTAACTACAAGTTGGTTCAGGATGAGGCGGATCATCAAATTGTGATTTCAATTCCCACCAAAGTGTACAAGGTTGTCGTTGACGCCGGCCATGGCGGCACGGATCCGGGTTCCACCGGCTACAGCAAAAAAGATGAGAAATGGTTTACGCTGGCGCTGGCAAAGAAATTAGCTGCCATTCTCGGTAATGATTCATCAATTGAGCCGATTTTGACGCGATCCGACGATTCGACCGTGTCGCTGGATGAACGCGTTGCAATTGCCAACAAAGAGAATGCGGATTTGTTTGTGTCCATCCACGGCAATATCTACGAAAATTCGCAAAGCATCCGCGGAACGGAAACCTATTATGCGCGTGATGAAAGTATTCCCTTGGCTGAAGAACTGCATAAGCGGGTGTTAAGCGCAACCGGTTTTCCTGACAGACATGTCCGAAAGGAAAATTACCGCGTGATTAAAAATACCAAAATGCCTGCGGTGTTGCTGGAAATCGGCTATCTGTCCAACCCGACGGATGAAAAAAATATGCTGAATGAAAGTTTTCAGGAAAAACTGGCAGGAGAAATCGCCTCGGGTATCCAATCATATCTGAAGCAAATGGGAGAGGAGAATTAA
- a CDS encoding LysR family transcriptional regulator — protein MELRQLQYVIKISEELNFSRAAEKLHIAQPSLSQQLSKLEKELGVILFQRSTNSVELTYAGQAFVENARKIIDSVEQLKQEMDDISQMRKGKLIVGSLPITGSHILPKVLPVYKAKYPQVDITLIEDTTDKLIEHTTGGQTDISLLALPLGEQMLEYQTLVEEEIRLAVPPAHRFATRASLQDQCVELSELRDEPFVVLKKGQGFRQLTFDLCRSAGFTPNIMFESSNIETVQSLVAAGMGIAFVPVMVTRVKTSEFVPVYLPLAKPRPTRTLVIAYRKGRYLSKAADAFIATLLDVVRKNS, from the coding sequence ATGGAACTGCGCCAATTGCAGTACGTCATCAAAATTTCCGAAGAGTTGAACTTTTCGCGGGCCGCGGAAAAACTGCATATCGCCCAGCCGTCGCTGAGCCAGCAGCTGTCCAAATTGGAAAAAGAGCTGGGGGTGATCCTGTTCCAGCGCAGCACCAATTCGGTGGAATTGACTTACGCGGGGCAGGCGTTCGTCGAGAACGCGCGCAAGATCATCGACTCCGTCGAGCAGTTGAAGCAGGAGATGGACGACATATCGCAAATGCGCAAAGGCAAACTGATTGTCGGTTCGCTGCCCATCACCGGCTCGCACATTCTGCCCAAGGTGCTGCCAGTTTACAAAGCAAAATATCCGCAAGTGGACATTACACTGATCGAAGATACGACGGATAAACTGATTGAGCATACGACCGGCGGACAGACGGATATTTCGCTTTTGGCGCTGCCGCTCGGCGAACAAATGCTGGAATACCAAACGCTGGTGGAAGAAGAAATCCGTCTCGCCGTTCCTCCCGCGCATCGCTTTGCCACAAGAGCTTCATTGCAAGACCAATGCGTGGAATTGTCCGAATTGCGGGACGAACCGTTTGTCGTATTGAAAAAAGGCCAAGGATTCCGCCAACTTACCTTCGATTTGTGCCGCAGCGCCGGATTTACGCCCAACATCATGTTTGAAAGCAGCAATATCGAAACCGTCCAATCGCTGGTGGCGGCGGGCATGGGAATTGCCTTCGTGCCGGTGATGGTTACGCGGGTAAAGACCAGCGAATTCGTTCCGGTATATTTGCCGTTAGCCAAGCCGCGCCCAACCCGCACATTGGTGATCGCTTACCGCAAAGGAAGATACTTGTCCAAGGCGGCGGACGCGTTTATCGCCACTTTACTGGACGTGGTAAGGAAAAACAGCTGA